In one Mucilaginibacter ginsenosidivorax genomic region, the following are encoded:
- a CDS encoding DUF4286 family protein encodes MIVYNDTIILDEAIHDEWLHYMKTIHIPAVMATGHFSSHRVLRVIDSPNEGVTYCIQYNADSIDQFQQYYMNHLHKLQATHQQMFDEKFVIFNTLMEEME; translated from the coding sequence ATGATTGTATATAACGATACTATAATACTTGACGAAGCTATCCACGACGAATGGCTTCATTATATGAAAACCATCCATATCCCGGCTGTAATGGCTACGGGGCATTTTAGCTCGCACCGCGTTTTAAGGGTTATCGATTCTCCGAACGAGGGGGTTACTTACTGCATCCAGTATAATGCCGACAGCATTGATCAGTTTCAGCAGTATTACATGAACCACTTGCATAAGTTGCAGGCCACCCATCAGCAAATGTTTGATGAAAAGTTTGTGATTTTTAATACGCTGATGGAAGAGATGGAATAG
- a CDS encoding tetratricopeptide repeat protein, with the protein MRVLFAIIIFVLLGTCTLFAQDNELQLAMQYNANGETQKALEIYQKLYKQNNETYYSYYVNTLLNLKKFDEAESITKKLQRKHPNVSQYQIMLGTIYTQQGKLDKANNIYDDLLKNLPADQMEIASLANQFYQNANIDYAIKIFIQGRKLLKNDEAFTYELINLYRFKRDKISLTDEYLNFLPANPSFITQAESNFAIVFEGAADYDLLKAALLRRIQKDPQQTIYIELLTWQYMQQKEYDLALNQALALSRRQNDDGNNIYELCRTLTSSEAYDAAIRGYEYIIAKGANNPLYIPAKIELINTKNLKVTTGKYTPADLLGLEQDYIALLAEFGRNNNTVFAMQKLANLQAFKLHKLNDAQKLLESAITIPNIRAELLAGCKLDLGDVYMLNNLPWEATLTYSQVEKSFENTNVGQDAKFRNAKMAYYTGDFTWAKGQLDVLKAATSQLIANDALNLLLLINDNTAADSSGGALKIYARADLRIFAEQPEKALMTLDSIDKKFPGNSLNDDILMAKSRIFIQQKNYNDAVPLLKKIFDDHPTELWADDAVFMLGDIYENHLDDKINAKAWYQKIITDYPGSLWINEARKRFRLLRGDKTDS; encoded by the coding sequence ATGAGGGTTTTATTTGCAATTATTATTTTTGTTTTATTGGGTACCTGTACATTGTTTGCACAGGATAATGAACTTCAATTGGCCATGCAATACAATGCCAATGGCGAAACCCAAAAAGCGCTCGAAATTTATCAGAAACTATACAAGCAAAACAACGAAACCTATTACTCCTATTACGTAAATACCCTTTTAAACCTCAAAAAATTTGATGAGGCCGAAAGCATTACAAAAAAACTGCAGCGTAAACACCCTAACGTAAGCCAGTACCAAATAATGCTGGGCACTATTTACACCCAGCAGGGCAAGCTTGATAAAGCAAACAATATATATGACGACCTGCTGAAAAACCTGCCTGCCGACCAAATGGAGATTGCCAGCCTGGCCAACCAGTTTTACCAGAATGCGAATATTGATTACGCCATAAAAATATTTATTCAAGGCCGTAAACTGCTTAAAAACGACGAAGCTTTTACTTATGAGCTCATTAACCTTTATCGTTTTAAACGCGACAAGATATCGCTTACCGATGAGTATCTTAATTTTTTACCGGCAAATCCAAGTTTTATTACCCAGGCCGAAAGCAATTTTGCCATAGTGTTTGAAGGTGCAGCCGACTATGACCTGCTTAAGGCAGCACTGCTAAGGCGTATTCAAAAAGACCCGCAACAAACCATTTATATTGAGTTGCTCACCTGGCAATATATGCAGCAAAAAGAGTATGACCTTGCGCTTAACCAGGCCCTGGCACTCAGCCGCAGGCAAAATGATGATGGCAATAATATTTACGAGTTGTGCCGAACGCTTACCAGCAGCGAGGCTTATGATGCTGCAATTCGTGGTTATGAATATATTATTGCCAAGGGTGCAAACAATCCACTGTATATTCCTGCTAAGATCGAGCTTATCAACACCAAAAACTTAAAGGTGACCACGGGCAAATACACTCCTGCCGATCTGCTGGGTCTTGAACAGGATTACATTGCCCTGCTTGCCGAATTCGGGCGTAATAATAATACGGTTTTTGCTATGCAAAAGCTGGCCAATTTGCAAGCATTTAAACTCCACAAACTTAATGATGCTCAAAAATTATTGGAGAGCGCCATTACTATCCCTAACATCCGCGCCGAGTTGCTTGCCGGTTGTAAGCTTGATTTGGGCGATGTGTACATGCTGAACAACCTGCCCTGGGAAGCTACCCTGACGTATAGCCAGGTTGAAAAAAGTTTTGAGAATACCAACGTAGGCCAGGATGCCAAATTTCGTAATGCAAAAATGGCCTATTATACCGGCGATTTTACCTGGGCCAAAGGGCAGCTGGATGTATTGAAGGCGGCTACATCGCAGTTAATAGCAAATGACGCGCTGAATCTGTTATTGTTAATAAATGACAATACTGCTGCCGATAGCTCCGGCGGTGCATTAAAAATATATGCCCGGGCCGACCTCCGGATTTTTGCTGAGCAACCCGAAAAAGCATTGATGACTTTAGACAGTATAGACAAAAAATTCCCGGGCAACAGCCTTAACGACGATATATTGATGGCCAAATCGCGCATTTTCATTCAACAGAAAAACTATAATGATGCGGTCCCTCTGCTCAAAAAAATCTTCGACGATCATCCTACCGAACTTTGGGCTGACGACGCCGTTTTTATGCTGGGCGACATTTACGAAAACCACCTTGATGATAAAATAAATGCCAAAGCCTGGTACCAGAAAATAATCACCGATTATCCCGGCAGCCTCTGGATAAACGAAGCCCGTAAACGGTTCAGATTGCTGCGGGGCGATAAAACGGATTCCTGA
- a CDS encoding response regulator transcription factor, producing the protein MNKEIKIALVEDDENLRFLVAERLQTEGYKVLEADNGEDAETMILAENPDIVLLDWMLPGKTGSEVCGNIRESGYDKLVIMMTAKAQDVDKIEAYNFGVSDYITKPFNMDVLVAMIDSKIKFSLNSEKAESYKFANMEHLPNTHLLIRDGRKIELTILENRILLYFLKNKNKVINREELMMEVWGYNADVNTRTLDMHIVRLRKKIETNADSPQYLQTVRGIGYKFVYNQ; encoded by the coding sequence ATGAACAAAGAAATCAAAATTGCGCTGGTTGAAGATGACGAAAACCTGCGTTTCCTGGTTGCCGAACGTTTGCAAACCGAAGGTTACAAAGTGCTGGAAGCCGACAATGGCGAAGATGCGGAAACAATGATACTGGCCGAAAATCCTGATATTGTATTGCTCGACTGGATGCTGCCCGGCAAAACAGGGTCGGAGGTTTGCGGCAACATCAGGGAAAGCGGGTATGATAAATTGGTGATTATGATGACCGCCAAAGCCCAGGATGTTGATAAGATTGAAGCTTACAACTTTGGCGTATCAGACTATATCACTAAGCCATTTAACATGGACGTGCTTGTAGCTATGATTGACAGCAAAATTAAATTCAGCCTGAACAGTGAGAAGGCAGAATCGTACAAGTTTGCCAATATGGAGCACCTGCCTAATACCCACTTACTCATTCGTGATGGCCGTAAAATTGAACTTACCATATTAGAGAACCGGATACTACTATATTTCCTTAAAAATAAAAACAAGGTTATTAACCGCGAAGAGCTGATGATGGAAGTATGGGGCTACAACGCCGATGTAAATACCCGTACCCTGGATATGCACATTGTGCGCCTGCGCAAAAAGATAGAAACAAATGCCGATTCGCCGCAATATCTACAAACTGTGCGGGGGATAGGTTATAAGTTTGTGTACAATCAGTAA
- a CDS encoding OmpA family protein produces the protein MKIKYLLLAAICCLGFNSCKILSPKEYKSLVAQRDSLNTRTGNLEEELSRLQNDTARLHRQINDLRDNNNALNNNLDVTSTKANQLAVDLQKREARLKEVEEILKKRDEATNALKNKLQKALLGFQQSGLTVDIRNGKVYVSLTDKLLFPSGSIIIDDKGKEALKQLAAVLNKEPDINMAVEGHTDDKKVKNLGQIKDNWDLSVLRATSVTRYLTEVEMVDPHRLTATGKGEFQPIDTADSDEARTKNRRIEIVLTPKLDELYNLISK, from the coding sequence ATGAAAATCAAATATCTTTTATTAGCCGCTATTTGTTGTTTGGGCTTTAACTCATGTAAAATATTATCGCCAAAAGAGTATAAATCATTAGTTGCACAGCGCGATTCATTGAATACCCGTACCGGCAACCTGGAAGAAGAACTTTCGCGCCTGCAAAACGATACCGCGCGCCTGCACCGCCAGATAAACGATTTACGCGACAATAACAACGCTTTAAATAACAACCTGGATGTTACGTCGACGAAAGCAAACCAACTGGCTGTTGACCTGCAAAAGCGCGAAGCTCGATTAAAAGAAGTTGAGGAGATTCTTAAAAAGCGCGACGAGGCAACTAATGCGCTAAAAAACAAACTGCAAAAAGCATTACTGGGCTTTCAGCAAAGCGGCTTAACGGTAGATATCCGTAACGGTAAAGTATATGTATCGCTTACAGATAAGCTGCTTTTCCCGTCGGGCAGTATCATTATTGACGATAAAGGGAAAGAGGCGCTAAAGCAACTGGCCGCTGTACTAAACAAAGAGCCAGACATCAATATGGCTGTTGAAGGCCATACCGACGATAAAAAAGTAAAAAATCTTGGCCAGATTAAAGATAACTGGGATTTGAGCGTACTGCGTGCCACATCGGTAACCCGTTACCTCACCGAAGTGGAGATGGTTGACCCTCACCGCCTCACCGCTACCGGTAAAGGCGAGTTTCAGCCAATTGACACGGCCGATAGCGACGAGGCCCGTACTAAAAACCGGAGGATTGAAATTGTGCTCACCCCTAAACTGGATGAACTTTATAACCTGATAAGTAAATAA
- a CDS encoding helix-turn-helix domain-containing protein has product MDKIQLEVVDFEPGKSFKLFSPRLRNTFLWHYHPEYELVYVEADAGIRHVGSHISGYTQSDLVLIGSNLPHLNFDYRLRSDYHQIVVQLREDFLGTAVGITPEFTPINQLFKKAANGIAFHGETKNIAVQKLKQLPALNSFGQLLALMEIFHVLANSAEITILNADDISLQFFLKDKIRMGAVYEYIGSNYNRNPDVNVVAAKVNFTTAAFCRYFKKQTNITFTDFVNQYRVDVAKNLLMQDKNVTEVCYAVGFESLSYFNKLFNKMVGQNPSDFKRHWINK; this is encoded by the coding sequence ATGGATAAGATACAGTTGGAGGTAGTTGATTTTGAACCGGGCAAATCATTCAAGCTGTTTTCGCCCAGGCTTCGCAACACCTTCCTGTGGCATTACCACCCCGAATATGAACTGGTATACGTAGAGGCTGATGCCGGGATAAGGCATGTTGGCTCTCATATATCAGGGTATACCCAAAGCGATTTGGTTTTAATCGGCAGCAATTTGCCCCACCTTAATTTTGATTACCGCCTCCGCAGCGATTATCACCAGATTGTTGTTCAGTTGCGGGAAGATTTTTTGGGTACAGCGGTTGGCATAACACCCGAGTTTACCCCCATTAACCAGCTATTTAAAAAAGCGGCCAACGGCATTGCATTTCATGGCGAAACCAAGAACATAGCAGTACAAAAGCTAAAGCAGTTACCGGCGTTAAATTCATTCGGCCAATTATTGGCGCTGATGGAGATTTTCCATGTACTGGCCAATTCTGCCGAGATAACCATTTTGAATGCTGACGATATCAGCCTGCAATTTTTTTTGAAAGATAAAATCAGGATGGGTGCTGTGTATGAATACATCGGCAGTAACTACAACCGCAACCCCGATGTAAATGTGGTAGCGGCCAAAGTAAATTTTACCACAGCGGCATTTTGCAGGTATTTCAAAAAACAAACCAACATTACCTTCACCGATTTTGTAAACCAGTACCGCGTTGATGTTGCCAAAAACCTGCTGATGCAGGATAAAAATGTAACCGAAGTGTGTTACGCTGTTGGCTTCGAAAGTTTATCGTACTTTAACAAACTTTTCAATAAAATGGTGGGCCAAAATCCGTCGGATTTTAAAAGGCATTGGATTAACAAGTAA
- a CDS encoding sensor histidine kinase, with translation MPAQKTAYRKNFLLIIIFLVLISITFVVALFISYSLTSKYVENEFSSKKVDVLEQTLKPYYDFFQNKIPEIQFYGGFLDSASARKYASTVFKEYRFVKKIVFYDVQIGTREPVVLRANNLDISVKAIYLYGQGKNKIWGARQRHIGDEPDFTAMASKLRNYIAFSDTTRLPSQDEMYKTFWDVKPNKITYTNTLRPLDVKNYRELLRGKTVSEPYKQNMMTFYLEPLLLKVKNTHHELYQNVSIQPVVYDPIDSEGNKLVTEVSFPGAFSDYKLFFSSEQGYLTAETNRRFMPIGAAVLVITLFLVAIGWLIYRNLNVNIKLFKLQYDFINNFTHEFKTPVSVIKIAGSNLKGDGELTERQRKHYGKILDEEADKLNDLMNKLLSFTQLENKSINIKKEEIVVNDFVERYIDTFKIKYPDFKLNYTSNGVHTFYTDPVLLGSIFQNLVENAYKYSHPKKKELNINIVQKKGNIVFSFIDKGIGIPRHEQHNVFKKFYRIENQYNQNGSVGLGLAFCKELVNFMDGEITVNSKVNEGSEFIVTLPNEN, from the coding sequence ATGCCGGCACAAAAAACTGCTTACCGGAAAAACTTTTTGCTGATCATCATATTCCTGGTGCTCATATCCATAACATTTGTAGTAGCGCTTTTTATATCGTACAGCCTTACATCTAAATATGTCGAAAATGAGTTCTCGTCAAAAAAGGTAGATGTATTGGAACAAACGTTAAAGCCATACTACGATTTTTTCCAGAATAAGATCCCCGAGATACAATTTTACGGTGGCTTTTTAGATTCGGCTTCGGCCCGTAAATATGCGTCAACGGTTTTTAAAGAATACCGGTTTGTAAAAAAGATTGTTTTTTATGATGTGCAGATAGGTACCCGGGAGCCAGTGGTGCTACGGGCAAATAACCTTGATATTTCGGTAAAAGCTATTTACCTGTACGGCCAGGGCAAAAATAAAATATGGGGTGCAAGACAACGGCATATAGGCGATGAACCGGATTTTACAGCCATGGCGTCCAAATTGCGTAACTATATTGCATTTTCGGATACCACACGGTTGCCCAGCCAGGACGAGATGTATAAAACCTTCTGGGATGTAAAACCTAATAAAATTACCTACACCAATACTTTACGTCCCCTTGATGTTAAAAACTACCGCGAGCTGCTGCGGGGCAAAACAGTATCTGAACCGTATAAACAAAACATGATGACTTTTTACCTTGAGCCACTTTTGCTAAAGGTGAAAAATACCCATCATGAGCTTTACCAAAATGTATCTATCCAGCCGGTAGTTTATGACCCTATTGATAGCGAGGGCAACAAACTGGTAACCGAGGTTTCATTTCCTGGTGCTTTTTCTGATTACAAGTTGTTCTTCAGCTCGGAGCAGGGATACCTTACTGCCGAAACCAACCGGCGCTTTATGCCTATCGGGGCTGCAGTGTTAGTGATAACGCTTTTTTTGGTTGCTATAGGGTGGTTAATTTACCGCAACCTGAATGTGAATATCAAGCTGTTTAAACTACAGTACGATTTTATAAACAACTTTACCCATGAGTTTAAAACCCCGGTAAGCGTAATAAAAATTGCCGGGTCGAATTTAAAAGGCGATGGCGAGCTTACCGAACGGCAGCGCAAACATTACGGAAAAATTTTGGACGAAGAAGCAGATAAACTAAACGATTTGATGAACAAGTTGTTATCATTCACCCAGCTGGAAAATAAATCAATCAATATTAAAAAAGAGGAAATTGTAGTGAATGATTTTGTAGAGCGTTATATTGATACTTTTAAAATTAAATACCCAGACTTTAAATTGAATTATACCAGTAACGGTGTGCACACTTTTTATACCGACCCGGTGCTTTTGGGTAGTATATTTCAAAACCTGGTTGAGAACGCTTACAAGTATTCGCACCCCAAAAAAAAGGAACTTAACATCAATATCGTACAAAAAAAGGGAAATATTGTGTTCTCTTTTATAGATAAGGGGATAGGTATTCCCCGGCATGAACAGCACAATGTATTTAAGAAATTTTACAGGATAGAGAACCAATATAACCAAAACGGGAGCGTAGGTTTGGGTTTGGCATTTTGTAAAGAACTGGTTAATTTTATGGACGGCGAGATAACGGTGAACAGTAAGGTTAATGAAGGTTCGGAATTTATAGTTACGCTTCCAAACGAAAATTAA
- a CDS encoding DUF983 domain-containing protein has translation MPETPKSWAMLKCKCPRCRRGNMFQGGPYSFANKINLNCPHCNLYFEIEPGYFYAAMYVSYALNVLEALGLALLTYLVTHNSDSPWLYLGVLIGGCIFMAPINFRYSRVLLLYWLSPKIHYQAYLDTDDLPGKS, from the coding sequence ATGCCCGAAACGCCAAAATCATGGGCTATGCTCAAATGTAAATGTCCGCGTTGCCGCAGGGGCAATATGTTCCAGGGCGGGCCTTATAGTTTTGCAAACAAAATAAATTTAAACTGCCCGCATTGTAACCTGTACTTTGAAATTGAGCCCGGCTATTTTTACGCGGCCATGTATGTTAGTTACGCGCTTAATGTGCTGGAGGCCCTGGGCCTTGCCTTGCTTACCTATTTAGTTACGCACAATTCCGATTCGCCATGGTTATATCTTGGTGTATTGATAGGGGGCTGTATTTTTATGGCTCCTATTAATTTCAGATATTCGCGGGTGCTTTTGTTATACTGGTTATCGCCAAAGATACATTACCAGGCTTATTTAGATACCGATGATTTACCAGGAAAGTCTTGA
- a CDS encoding AAA family ATPase produces the protein MKRGLVIGKFMPLHKGHIALIDFALQHCDDLIVLVSASYDEPIWGSQRLEWVKETYKENSKVRPWLLNYDEAVLPNTSASSEGVSRIWANYLLKELPAIDIIFASETYGAYMGRFLNCESMIFDEPRKLVPVSATQIREKPFAFWNFLADAAKPYFTKKICLLGTESTGKTTMAKRLAHHFHTLDVPEMARDILEHTNECTEEDLLQIAELHAKTINEKIKEANKILFVDTDLNTTRSYSHFLFDKDLQVPEWVEATNHFDLYIYLDVDAPYVQDGTRLNENDRNRLDESHKQELANHGIHYVLIQGNDWDERFEKAGKAVVQFIKTGAV, from the coding sequence ATGAAAAGAGGTTTGGTTATAGGCAAGTTTATGCCTTTGCACAAAGGGCACATCGCGTTAATTGATTTTGCTTTACAGCATTGCGATGATTTGATTGTTTTGGTAAGCGCCAGTTATGACGAACCTATATGGGGAAGTCAGAGGTTGGAATGGGTTAAGGAAACCTATAAAGAAAACAGTAAAGTAAGGCCATGGCTGTTAAACTACGACGAAGCCGTACTGCCAAATACCTCCGCATCGTCAGAAGGGGTATCCCGCATCTGGGCCAATTATTTGCTAAAGGAACTACCAGCTATTGATATCATATTTGCATCGGAAACTTATGGGGCCTACATGGGGCGGTTTTTGAATTGCGAAAGCATGATATTTGACGAGCCACGAAAACTTGTACCTGTATCGGCTACCCAGATCAGGGAAAAACCTTTTGCTTTCTGGAACTTTTTGGCCGATGCTGCCAAGCCTTATTTTACCAAAAAGATATGCCTGCTGGGTACCGAATCTACCGGGAAAACCACAATGGCAAAACGACTGGCCCATCATTTTCATACCCTTGATGTGCCCGAAATGGCCCGCGATATTTTGGAGCATACCAATGAATGTACCGAAGAAGATCTGTTGCAAATAGCCGAACTGCACGCCAAAACCATCAACGAAAAGATAAAAGAAGCAAACAAGATTTTGTTTGTAGATACCGACCTGAATACTACCCGGTCATACAGTCATTTTTTGTTTGATAAGGATTTGCAGGTGCCCGAATGGGTTGAAGCAACTAACCATTTTGATTTGTATATATACCTGGATGTTGATGCACCCTATGTACAGGACGGCACCCGCCTTAATGAGAACGACAGGAACCGGCTGGACGAAAGCCACAAACAGGAGTTGGCCAATCATGGTATCCACTATGTGCTAATACAGGGCAATGACTGGGACGAAAGGTTTGAAAAAGCAGGTAAGGCGGTAGTGCAATTTATTAAAACGGGGGCGGTTTAG
- a CDS encoding YybH family protein, which yields MKKLTFSFLFILLVCVCRAQDKQAIANLMYTQEKAWNRGDVEGFMQGYWKSDSLVFIGKTGPDYGWQTTLDHYKKRYPGKVAMGQLKFTLLQVKVLDATNAFVLGKWHLKRIKDELGGYYTLWFRKINGEWKIVCDHTS from the coding sequence ATGAAAAAACTTACGTTCTCTTTTCTCTTTATCCTTTTGGTTTGTGTGTGCCGTGCGCAGGATAAGCAGGCAATTGCCAATTTAATGTATACCCAGGAAAAAGCCTGGAACCGTGGCGATGTTGAAGGTTTTATGCAGGGCTATTGGAAGTCAGATTCGCTGGTGTTTATAGGTAAAACCGGGCCTGATTACGGCTGGCAAACTACGCTTGATCATTATAAAAAGCGTTATCCGGGTAAGGTGGCCATGGGGCAGCTTAAGTTTACCCTGTTGCAGGTTAAAGTGCTTGATGCAACTAATGCCTTCGTTTTGGGTAAATGGCACCTTAAGCGAATTAAGGATGAGCTTGGTGGTTATTACACTCTTTGGTTCCGTAAAATTAACGGGGAGTGGAAAATAGTGTGCGATCATACCAGCTAA
- a CDS encoding alpha/beta hydrolase family protein, with product MFGRLRIFLFIVFTTIICSCKHVKQIPIADFFKTPEKTVFKISPDGKYIAYLKPYKDKQNLFIQSLADGTEHMETSFDDYPVNGWYFWTYNNQLVFNQDIVANDGFKMYALDISTHQIRTILSLEKVRVNLVNRNKQQPDIITIRMNKRDPANFDIYRLNIKTGELSPYLINPGNITEWFPDADGKIRLVKSSDGVDETILYRPDDNSPFKPIIQNNFKNSVRPIAFAGSKNNFYALSNVNRDKMALVEINAEDGKEQRTIFSNSNADLMYVEYYKNKHRLEFASWDEAKPRKYFLSPDIQRLYKKLGDLLKGNEVRVVDRDSSENKFILYTYTDRSPGTYYLYEARTCKLTKLGDTNPSLIPSELCSMQPIAYKASDGLTINGYLTMPLGNKKTNLPVVVMPHDGPWARDTWGYDEQVQFLANRGYAVFQMNYRGSTGYGKAFRSAGYKQVGGKIQDDITDGVHWLIDKKIANPKKIAIFGGRFGGFSALYGVSFHPELYNCAVVQYGLINFFTYIKDAPPFFKPYLKMTYEMVGNPETDADRLRAISPVFHTDKIKVPLIIFQGAKDQRANISELNHFVYELRKHDVDVKYFLKPNERAFFRSERNRFEMYTEIEKFLDYNMGVKP from the coding sequence ATGTTTGGGCGTTTAAGGATTTTTCTTTTTATTGTATTTACAACAATTATATGTTCATGCAAACATGTAAAGCAAATTCCAATTGCCGATTTTTTTAAGACTCCTGAGAAAACAGTTTTCAAAATATCTCCCGATGGCAAGTACATAGCATACCTGAAGCCATACAAGGATAAACAAAACCTGTTCATACAATCGCTGGCCGATGGTACCGAACATATGGAAACATCCTTTGATGATTACCCAGTAAACGGATGGTATTTTTGGACTTATAACAATCAACTGGTTTTTAACCAGGATATTGTGGCAAACGATGGATTTAAAATGTACGCGCTTGATATATCTACGCACCAGATACGTACGATCTTGTCGCTCGAAAAAGTGAGGGTGAACCTGGTTAACCGCAACAAGCAACAGCCAGACATTATCACCATCAGGATGAACAAGCGCGATCCTGCTAATTTTGATATCTACCGCCTGAATATTAAAACGGGCGAACTTTCGCCCTACCTCATCAACCCCGGTAATATAACGGAATGGTTTCCGGATGCCGATGGCAAAATCCGGCTGGTAAAATCGTCAGATGGGGTAGATGAAACCATTTTATACCGGCCTGATGATAACTCGCCCTTTAAACCCATTATCCAGAATAATTTTAAAAATTCGGTAAGGCCTATTGCTTTTGCCGGCTCAAAAAATAACTTTTACGCCTTATCAAATGTAAACCGCGATAAAATGGCGCTGGTTGAAATTAATGCGGAAGATGGAAAAGAACAGCGTACCATTTTCAGTAACAGCAATGCCGATTTAATGTATGTTGAGTATTATAAAAATAAACATCGCCTTGAATTTGCCAGCTGGGATGAGGCCAAACCACGAAAGTATTTTTTATCGCCCGATATACAACGTTTGTATAAAAAATTGGGCGACTTGCTTAAAGGCAACGAAGTAAGGGTGGTTGACCGCGACAGTTCTGAAAATAAGTTCATATTATATACCTATACCGATCGCAGCCCTGGCACTTACTACCTGTATGAAGCCCGCACTTGTAAGCTAACTAAACTGGGCGATACTAATCCATCTTTAATTCCTTCGGAGTTGTGTTCTATGCAGCCCATTGCCTACAAAGCCAGTGATGGCCTAACCATCAATGGCTATTTGACCATGCCACTGGGCAATAAAAAAACTAATTTACCTGTAGTAGTAATGCCACACGATGGGCCCTGGGCCCGCGATACCTGGGGGTACGACGAGCAGGTGCAATTTTTGGCCAACAGGGGTTACGCGGTTTTCCAGATGAATTACCGCGGATCAACCGGGTATGGCAAAGCTTTCAGGAGCGCGGGATACAAGCAGGTAGGTGGCAAAATTCAGGATGATATAACCGATGGTGTACATTGGCTGATAGATAAAAAAATAGCTAACCCCAAAAAGATTGCCATTTTTGGCGGCCGCTTTGGCGGTTTTTCGGCATTGTATGGTGTGTCTTTCCACCCAGAGTTATATAATTGCGCTGTTGTACAATACGGGCTCATTAACTTTTTTACCTATATTAAGGATGCCCCGCCGTTTTTTAAACCTTATTTAAAAATGACTTATGAAATGGTTGGCAACCCCGAAACTGATGCTGATAGGCTAAGGGCTATATCGCCGGTGTTTCATACTGATAAAATAAAGGTGCCTTTGATTATTTTCCAGGGCGCTAAAGATCAGCGCGCCAATATTAGCGAACTGAACCATTTTGTTTACGAATTACGGAAGCATGATGTGGATGTAAAATATTTTTTGAAACCCAATGAACGCGCTTTTTTCAGGAGTGAGCGTAACCGGTTTGAAATGTATACCGAGATAGAAAAATTCCTGGATTACAACATGGGGGTTAAACCATAG
- a CDS encoding DUF2461 domain-containing protein → MIYQESLDFLKDLAENNNRDWFTANKERYDAARENVIDFTGQLLAKLQKIDPAIDETVDAKKRVMRIYRDIRFSKNKTPYKNNFGVSIPSGGSRGGTVEFYLQIQPGNSFIGGGYWMPEAPHLKVIRQEIDYNASELKAIIDDKAFVKLFGDFRKQEQLKSVPREYSAENENIDLLKLKSFVAWHKITDEEITSGDAVQLVADICSKIYPLNVFLKNALA, encoded by the coding sequence ATGATTTACCAGGAAAGTCTTGATTTTTTAAAAGATCTGGCCGAAAATAATAACCGCGACTGGTTTACGGCCAACAAAGAACGATACGATGCGGCACGTGAAAACGTGATTGATTTTACCGGCCAGTTACTTGCCAAACTGCAAAAGATAGACCCGGCCATTGATGAAACCGTGGACGCCAAAAAACGGGTAATGCGCATTTACCGGGATATCCGTTTCAGCAAGAATAAAACACCATATAAAAACAATTTCGGCGTAAGCATTCCGTCTGGCGGTTCAAGAGGAGGCACGGTTGAGTTTTATTTGCAAATTCAACCAGGCAATTCTTTTATAGGCGGTGGCTACTGGATGCCCGAGGCACCACACCTGAAAGTTATTCGCCAGGAAATAGATTATAACGCCTCAGAATTGAAGGCTATTATTGACGATAAAGCATTTGTGAAGCTATTTGGCGATTTCAGAAAACAAGAACAATTAAAGTCTGTTCCTCGTGAATATAGCGCCGAAAATGAAAACATCGACCTGCTGAAACTAAAAAGTTTTGTTGCCTGGCACAAAATTACCGACGAGGAAATAACTTCAGGAGATGCCGTGCAACTGGTAGCCGATATTTGCAGCAAAATATACCCGTTGAATGTTTTCCTGAAAAACGCGCTTGCATAG